A stretch of Toxoplasma gondii ME49 chromosome V, whole genome shotgun sequence DNA encodes these proteins:
- a CDS encoding ABC1 family protein (encoded by transcript TGME49_213620), whose product MPAFSCWRSRDTPHEEGGRARSSENTMSLVHKMMLRCFRRRLSVGHTPAGVAPSLPANQPERRHEKGEEFTRFFSFPHTVGLPRCAWDVGSPPLVSCPLLETSACTYMTVRPKPRRKGRTRLSFSPSSRVSFFLPPFSRARSRIDPQSSFTAGQSDAKLPLPLCPPSALSKTSNAHSSSSSGDASWATALALAVCGCAIPEDDARDAGGVQEFPFVFSEGELEEDADPDDFWRVSAVIQSEPASARNAPEGSGRPRSPASLSFVSNATPRDITGGEAEEMGEAEKDDVEDKPEGGNKDEAEWKQTQSRGRFALQSVSEQCSCQHRPQFGEHLQRDEDPRRQRAETVVGGGHSKRGSLLAKRVLQEYRIDRHVGLERDPSLPIHRPHQNGPQPGTETPTGNRADPLDQATDPQRDAANLFTSLCVRPCVMALKGRSPSAPQAWWRQPLASSSLSSSAPAFCESATPPVLDRDREHRTTASLADYDSTYTPSAGGNQVPHSSSLVDRDGMSSEVIQPEKNGGELGDRRPKERERDKHTLSQRMTDLVLLFKTPLFMATPEDLDMREGEKGPAGLGSVTLRATQVLTRQLEELAQVTNQLVSWLRPTFPDSWTCRGALSAVDERRPTEAEGVDSYVETVFRTRAAVVRFVRSMFYLMVAAADYKLTFSRVDRVSRQLIALREERERVRERLGARETQAREANTSVASLRGLAISEAKSEKALLQKAGGDAGQSELIGINTESARDASGSLLTGGGRCALPASSLVSSTEQTLSLICETESQTTRPGGDSSNSWSASAINPYVDASSHPPRDSMATRLGELAAEIEALINTRKELLSCVHDRCARRLLHVCRCHGGLYTKLGQYVATMTHIIPAAYTEHLRTLHDDAARTPWPLVARLVATELGAPIEDVFLFFNQEAVAAASLAQVHHARLRDGREVAVKVQRPRLREQMHGDLKTVEIMMHLVSWAFPDFEFRWLLPEFRQNMRQETDFRQEAYNAMRLRWLFRHQSEVYVPWVDWERTTERVMTMEFVRGLKVTDTPEALERELGVKQEDIARLVMRVFADMIFVHGFVHCDPHPGNLFVRVMPDDGEVQGEGASSGITRYHSPSARHLAELPSIARQFLIMSSVKPVAPTENMGESGERRDRGKNGELGDGVSGVHAVQGKDRRHKMEPNESHFAIARDQHINSQLSPCTLAPNAKRGRRRLQLVIIDHGTYCRLKPSFRSAYSQLWKALLLNDIEEGRKACRALGARLVVSPDWKRSSALAGGRSVPGEEVSGGHESGHACGDREANVRVKDWSGLEVNPERESNTECSAVASRKGGPTRKEMRASRTHRISFEASGITVRSPICEMGLPGDESAQSHSDASGCSQIHQLPFPLTKDYTAQRRPRKHNYITNGGVATPGVPDPDEDAALDLLSLILTYRPQTRLLYTALGSAIHVEDRKAMITQLRGTSFSAVNAFLESLPRDLLWVLRMTNILRSLNLQLGGFTRSRFLAMGESCCRGLQLSNELVDEMEADCRRFLSVRKEEANGSLVQTRRRASAEVGGNEWGNGKGGKWAAEAGATIHQAEENTDLRERGGSTLPRAASEKASTGTRELVLGQKNADGEAFERIEAVARTRGRTGIETKTPTRSIEEDSGGEGAGTGEAKNGEKREAPKKPRALDGVAESTTEGIEELGGAHSESVRQRSVPKWYTLPGAESLNLPLASDMPCFAPTGSVMAVCRALDILVGPVVWLAETLSGRSRLGEARDTHRGENPTEMETSKTVWRGLKATVHTRRREAGEDPLEKIESQILECNERQAPTGDGGIHSEKDSSACSRPNDFPPPVAFSSLSPWSARVARTLLKAVLSLQLWWSLQCLRVRLWLADAFLALAVAQLPAGDVTFEQAGGAISSESVWNRRVPALRQDLSSGEARRWFRTE is encoded by the coding sequence ATGCCAGCATTTTCTTGTTGGCGAAGCCGAGACACGCCACATGAGGAAGgtgggagagcgagaagttCCGAAAATACTATGTCGCTGGTTCACAAAATGATGCTTCGGTGTTTCCGGAGAAGACTGTCTGTAGGTCACACCCCAGCCGGTGTCGCTCCGTCACTCCCAGCGAATCAGCCAGAGCGGAGGCATGAAAAGGGTGAAGAATtcacgcgtttcttctcttttccacaCACAGTGGGGCTACCACGATGTGCCTGGGACGTTGGCTCGCCACCCTTGGTCTCGTGTCCGTTATTGGAGaccagtgcatgcacatacatgaCTGTGAGACCGAAGCCGCGGAGGAAAGGGAGGACAcgcctgtctttctcgccaTCATCTCGCGtatcgttttttcttccgccCTTTTCGAGAGCGCGCAGTCGCATCGACCCGCAGTCGTCATTCACTGCGGGACAAAGCGACGCAAAGCTACCCCTCCCTTTGTGTCCACCTTCAGCCCTCAGTAAAACGTCGAATGCgcattcttcttcctcgagtgGAGACGCGTCGTGGGCAACGGCGCTGGCACTTGCAGTCTGTGGCTGCGCCATACCTGAAGacgacgcgagagacgccggcGGAGTTCAAGAATTtccgtttgttttttcggaGGGAGAGCTCGAGGAAGATGCTGATCCAGACGACTTCTGGAGAGTATCTGCCGTGATTCAGAGCGAACCTGCGTCTGCGAGGAACGCTCCGGAAGGGTCAGGCCGACCGCGAAGCCCGGCCAGTCTATCGTTCGTCAGTAATGCAACGCCGAGAGACATCACCGGAGGCGAAGCCGAAGAAATGGgggaggcagaaaaagatgACGTAGAAGACAAGCCGGagggaggaaacaaagaTGAAGCAGAGTGGAAGCAAACTCAGTCAAGAGGTCGCTTCGCTCTTCAGTCCGTGTCGGAACAGTGCTCTTGCCAGCACAGACCACAGTTCGGGGAACATCTCCAGAGAGATGAAGATCCCCGAAGACAACGGGCAGAGACTGTTGTTGGGGGAGGTCACAGCAAAAGGGGCTCTTTACTTGCAAAGCGCGTTTTGCAGGAATATCGGATAGACCGACACGTCGGGCTTGAAAGAGATCCATCGCTGCCAATACATCGACCTCATCAGAACGGACCCCAGCCGGGGACGGAGACACCCACAGGCAACAGAGCAGACCCGTTGGACCAAGCCACGGATCCTCAGAGAGATGCGGCGAATCTGTTTACATCTTTATGCGTTCGTCCCTGCGTGATGGCACTGAAGGGTCGCTCCCCTTCCGCGCCTCAGGCTTGGTGGCGACAGCCTCttgcttcgtcctctctaTCGTCCTCTGCTCCAGCTTTTTGCGAGTCTGCGACCCCGCCGGTTCTTGATCGTGACCGAGAGCATCGAACAACGGCGTCGCTTGCAGACTACGACAGTACTTACACTCCGTCTGCAGGTGGCAATCAGGTTCCCCACTCAAGCAGTTTGGTAGACAGAGACGGCATGTCCAGCGAGGTAATCCAGCCGGAAAAAAACGGCGGGGAACTCGGCGACCGTCGTCcgaaagaaagggaacggGACAAGCACACTTTGAGTCAGCGTATGACCGACTTGGTGCTTCTTTTCAAGACACCTCTTTTTATGGCGACACCAGAGGATCTGGACATgagagagggtgagaaggGCCCCGCGGGTCTCGGGTCGGTTACGCTGCGAGCTACTCAGGTTTTGACAAGGCAGCTGGAGGAGTTGGCGCAAGTCACGAACCAACTCGTGTCGTGGCTGCGGCCGACATTCCCCGATTCCTGGACGTGCCGAGGGGCCCTTTCCGCGGTCGACGAGAGGAGaccgacagaggcagaaggcgtCGACTCATACGTGGAGACTGTCTTCCGGACTCGAGCGGCTGTGGTGCGCTTTGTGCGAAGCATGTTTTACCTGATGGTTGCAGCCGCCGACTACAAGCTCACTTTCAGTCGTGTTGACCGGGTGTCCAGACAGCTCATCGCTCTCCGGGAAGAGCGCGAGCGAGTTCGCGAACGTCTCGGAGCACGTGAAACACAAGCCCGTGAGGCGAACACCAGTGTCGCTTCCCTTCGAGGTCTCGCGATTTCCGAAGCGAAGTCCGAAAAAGCACTACTGCAGAAAGCTGGAGGGGATGCGGGACAGTCTGAATTGATTGGGATCAATACCGAGTCCGCACGTGACGCGAGCGGGAGTCTTCTTACAGGTGGTGGTCGCTGCGCTCTCCCCgcctcttccctcgtctcgTCCACAGAACAGACTTTGTCTCTTATTTGCGAGACCGAGTCGCAGACGACTCGCCCTGGAGGCGACAGCTCAAATTCGTGGAGTGCTTCGGCGATAAACCCGTACGTCGACGCCTCATCGCATCCACCTCGAGACTCCATGGCGACCCGACTGGGTGAGTTGGCTGCGGAAATTGAGGCTCTTATAAATACGAGAAAGGAACTTCTGTCATGCGTGCACGATCGTTGTGCACGACGTCTGCTTCACGTGTGCCGTTGCCACGGGGGGCTGTACACGAAGCTCGGCCAGTACGTCGCGACGATGACGCACATCATTCCGGCTGCGTACACGGAGCACCTGCGCACGCTTCACGACGACGCAGCACGTACGCCGTGGCCCCTGGTGGCTCGGCTCGTGGCAACGGAACTGGGGGCGCCTATTGAGgatgtttttctctttttcaacCAGGAGGccgtcgctgccgcctcGCTGGCTCAAGTTCACCACGCACGGCTGCGGGACGGGCGGGAAGTGGCCGTAAAGGTGCAGCGACCGCGCCTGCGCGAGCAGATGCATGGCGACTTGAAAACCGTGGAGATTATGATGCACTTGGTGTCCTGGGCCTTTCCAGACTTCGAGTTTCGATGGTTGCTCCCCGAGTTCCGCCAAAACATGCGCCAGGAAACTGACTTTCGACAGGAAGCATACAACGCGATGCGCCTGCGCTGGCTGTTCAGACACCAAAGTGAGGTGTACGTCCCGTGGGTCGACTGGGAGCGGACTACCGAGCGCGTGATGACCATGGAATTCGTCCGGGGCCTCAAGGTGACGGACACCCCAGAGGCACTCGAGCGCGAACTCGGAGTCAAGCAGGAAGATATTGCTCGGCTGGTCATGCGCGTCTTTGCCGACATGATCTTCGTCCACGGCTTTGTTCACTGCGACCCGCACCCCGGGAACCTCTTCGTGCGGGTGATGCCGGATGACGGAGAAGTGCAGGGTGAAGGAGCCTCCAGTGGGATTACGAGATACCACTCGCCCTCCGCGCGACACTTAGCCGAGTTGCCCTCTATCGCTAGGCAATTTCTTATCATGTCGTCTGTCAAACCCGTGGCTCCTACCGAAAATATGGGTGAGTccggcgagagaagggacCGGGGAAAGAATGGCGAACTAGGTGATGGGGTCTCgggggtgcatgcagtccaaGGGAAGGATCGACGTCATAAAATGGAACCCAATGAGAGTCACTTTGCGATTGCTCGAGACCAGCACATAAACAGCCAGCTGAGTCCCTGCACCCTTGCCCCaaacgcgaagagaggcCGAAGACGCCTGCAGCTTGTGATCATCGACCACGGGACCTATTGCAGACTGAAACCTTCGTTTCGTTCCGCATACAGCCAACTGTGGAAGGCGCTGCTTCTGAATGACATTGAAGAGGGCAGGAAGGCGTGCCGGGCTCTGGGTGCCCGCCTGGTGGTTTCGCCGGATTGGAAACGAAGCTCGGCTCTCGCTGGAGGAAGGAGCGTCCCGGGAGAAGAGGTCAGCGGCGGACACGAATCCGGACACGCATGCGGAGATCGAGAAGCAAATGTGAGAGTGAAGGACTGGAGCGGTCTCGAAGTAaacccagagagagaaagcaataCAGAATGTTCTGCAGTGGCTAGCAGGAAAGGTGGACCGACCAGAAAGGAGATGCGTGCGTCGCGGACGCACCGCATTTCGTTTGAAGCCTCTGGTATAACTGTAAGGAGCCCGATTTGTGAGATGGGTCTCCCAGGCGACGAGAGCGCCCAAAGCCACTCTGATGCCTCAGGATGCAGTCAAATACATCAGCTGCCCTTTCCTCTGACGAAGGATTATACTGCTCAGCGACGCCCGAGAAAACACAATTACATCACCAATGGAGGTGTCGCTACACCCGGGGTTCCGGACCCCGACGAGGACGCTGCGCTTGACTTGCTGTCCCTGATTCTGACTTACCGGCCACAGACTCGCCTTCTGTACACGGCATTGGGGTCTGCAATTCACGtggaagacaggaaagctATGATTACGCAACTGCGTGGGACGTCGTTCTCCGCCGTGAACGCGTTTCTTGAAAGCCTACCTCGAGATCTCCTCTGGGTTCTGCGAATGACCAACATTCTCCGGTCTCTCAACTTACAGCTCGGTGGCTTCACGCGCTCCCGGTTCCTGGCTATGGGCGAAAGCTGCTGCCGGGGTCTCCAACTGTCGAACGAGTTGGTCGACGAAATGGAGGCAGACTGCAGACGGTTCCTGTCCGTGCGCaaggaggaagcaaacggGAGCTTGGTGCAAACAAGGAGGCGCGCAAGTGCCGAAGTAGGCGGGAACGAGTGGGGGAACGGGAAAGGGGGGAAATGGGCCGCAGAGGCGGGAGCCACGATCCACCAAGCCGAGGAAAACACTGACCTAAGAGAACGGGGAGGATCGACCTTGCCTCGGGCCGCAAGCGAGAAGGCCTCGACGGGAACCAGAGAACTGGTGCTGGgacagaaaaacgcggaTGGAGAGGCATTCGAGAGAATCGAGGCTGTGGCGCGGACAAGAGGTCGAACGGGGATCGAAACGAAGACACCAACGAGATCCATTGAGGAAGATAGCGGGGGCGAAGGCGCAGGAACGGGGGAAGcaaagaacggagagaagcgagaggcgccCAAGAAACCAAGAGCGTTGGACGGAGTTGCTGAGAGTACAACAGAGGGAATTGAAGAGTTAGGAGGGGCCCATTCAGAGTCAGTCCGCCAGCGGTCAGTTCCTAAGTGGTACACCTTACCTGGTGCAGAGAGTCTTaaccttcctctcgcctccgacATGCCTTGCTTTGCCCCCACGGGCTCCGTCATGGCAGTGTGTCGAGCGCTGGACATCCTCGTGGGTCCGGTCGTGTGGCTGGCTGAGACACTAAGCGGGCGAAGCCGCCtcggcgaggcgagagacacgcaCAGGGGCGAGAACCCCACGGAAATGGAAACGAGCAAAACTGTGTGGAGGGGACTGAAGGCGACAGTGCACACGAGAAGACGTGAGGCAGGTGAAGACCCCTTAGAGAAAATAGAGTCCCAGATTCTTGAGTGCAATGAAAGACAAGCTCCTacaggagacggaggaatCCATTCAGAGAAGGATTCATCCGCTTGTTCTCGACCAAATGATTTTCCTCCTCCAGTGGCAttttcgtctttgtcgcCGTGGTCTGCCCGGGTGGCGAGAACTCTTTTGAAGgctgttctctcgctgcagctGTGGTGGAGTCTCCAGTGTCTGCGGGTTCGACTGTGGCTTGCTGACGCCTTCCTGGCGTTAGCGGTCGCCCAGCTACCCGCTGGCGACGTGACTTTTGAGCAGGCAGGCGGGGCAATATCTTCCGAGTCTGTATGGAACCGCCGTGTCCCCGCACTCCGACAGGACTTGAGCTcgggagaggcgcgacgcTGGTTCAGAACGGAGTAG